The Salvelinus fontinalis isolate EN_2023a chromosome 9, ASM2944872v1, whole genome shotgun sequence sequence ATCCATTGTTTGCAGATCGTGCTAGACTTGCCTGCTTCTTGCACTGGAAGAAGATTTGTTTTATACATTAAACAATCTGGTCAAAAATCCTTCCTGTTGGACATTCTACCCTATATTAAAAATTCCAATTATGCCAAACTATTGTAGATAATAGGTCGAGTAGATAGCCTAAAGGGGTTGATGCTGCTGTGTTTACTGACCTGAATTGCTGCTGAGTGCAATAGGGGCACCATTCCATAACCAGCCTGTGCTGTTCCTACATTCACGGACATCTCCAATGCTGTCCAATGCTTTTAATCACATTCCCCAACCTAATGATTAAAACAATTATTATTCAGATGTCTCAAAAGGATAAAGTCCACACACCATCTGGGGATAGTCTACTCATTGTTTTTTGGTTCAGTTTTTGTTTACATGGCAGTATTCTATACTGGTGGAGTAATGAGGACAAGCTGCTCAAAGAGTAGGGGACTCTCATACTGTAGAGCAGGCCTGCCTGGCTCTGACCTGCATACTGCATGATGAGAGCTAGCATCCTGGACCGCTGTTTAGCATCCATTCAGCCGCTGCCAAAATATAGACAGCAATTATTTGGACACAAAATTGAACAACATGACATTCAGCCTTATTTTTCCGCATGAAGTAATAAGTTGGTTGTTCTCCACGTGTAGTGAAATGACTGATTTCTGCTGCTctgagtcagccagtcagtccccCAGGTCTGTGATTTTTCTCATTTTCTGGGACTCCATCAGTAGAGGAGGCAGTGGACTCAGATGTCAGACCTTGTTATGGTTGAGTGGACACAGTTTTCTATGGGGAACTAGAAGGTGGACGGACGTCATCCATTGGAGGGACTATAAAGCAGTTTCTTTAAAGCTCTCCTGTCTTTGAGAGTTCCTCAATGTGCTGCTCTCTCTAGTCCATTCTCTCCAAGGGCATTCACTTCAGCCTCATCATATTTCATAATCACGTCCCTGGGGCGGGAGCCGCTCTTTATTAGGGAGACCTGCTGTGTGGCACGCTGGCCAGACTAGACAAACCAGACGGTGTGAGAGCGGTTTCAGAGGTAAAGAGGCTGCTGCAGATAACAGAACAATGCTTCCTGCTTCTGTATCTGCTTGTCTCAATGGGATGACCAGTTTCTCAATTTCCCTGGAGAAAGGCTCTTCTGCAACAGACAGTAGAGTTTTACGTTTAAATGCTTCAATGGGAAATACATATTATTTTTGAAGGTGtttggttttatttattttttattttatttaacctttttttttaactaggcaagtcagttaagaacaaattattattggtACTTCAGGCATTGTGGGTAGTCTGCTCCATCAGtgtaatatttcagattttacaAAGGCCACTCCAAGAGGAGTAATAGTCCAACGTATGTGTTGTCCCCATAGTTAAGTGGGGTGTTCAATGGGATTGTTTCACATGGATTCATTCCCTAATGTGTTTCTCAGAGTATAGGGCTTGAGCTGCAGGCAGCAAGCAGTAGTGTTGTATTGGCAATCTTTCTGCAGCGGTCAGCACTACAAAAAAAAATTCTACCTCTCGCACAGAGGATTCACATGAGTTTACTGCAGGCTTTTACCCACTTTTCTCTGCAGAGAAGCATGCAAAATGTTCACTTTTCCCTCAGTGCTCatgtgtgtatctctgactgggtgtGTGTGATCTTCTGCTCTCTCAGTGCCCAGCCCCGCCTCCCAGCAGTCCCACAACTGGAGGCCGACCTAGTCAACATGAACCTGCATGGCGCCAGCGGAGGCCTCGACCGCTGCAGGGACAGTGACCGCTCCCGAGACTCCTCCCACGAGAGGGGCGAGGGTCAGCTGACCCCTTGCATCAGAAACATCACCTCTCCCACCCGACAGCACAACAGTGGTGAGTAGCTTCCCAGTGTTTCATCTCCATCACTGGAACAACACCCTGGCTGTACCCATTGCTCATTCTGTAATCCATTACTGCTATGCGACAGAACCACACAGTGTAGTGATGAGACACTGACATAACAAGGCTGTCTCGGATGCCTCAGGTCCAGCTGTTAGATTGAGGCCCTTTCTAACTACACAAAATCAGTGTCTGAAGTGGTTTCCTCACGTAGAAATCTCCTTAAAGCCTCACCCAGAGGAGGAGCCACGGTAGTCATAAGACTGCTACTCAGTCTGGACCCACTCTGGGAATTAAGCCAATGACCGAACTGAATGATGTTTAAATTGCTACAGTAACAGTTGAATAATCAAGCATTGAAAGGAAAGCATTTTGGCTCTTGCGAAAGCTTTCAATGCCTTTTTTCATCCTTATGGCAACCAGCAACAGTGTTATGAGACCGCAGTGTTAGCGCCTTACCTATGgtactctgtctgtttgtctcttccAGATCGAGAGCGGGGCGAGGGTGGTTCTTCCTCCAGGTCGTCAAGCCCTCGGCCGCCCAGGGCCATGATGTCGGTGGGGCCCAGTTGCATCGcagtgagcagcagcagcctgtTCAGCAAAGAGGCCCACTGTAAGGGCCTGGGCCACGGACACGTCCACGGCCCCTGTGACCTCATCTACGTCTATGAGAACGCCAAGGAGGGGGCGCGCACGTTGCGGACGGCCGAGAGGGTCACTCTGATCGTGGACAACACCCGCTTCGTGGTGGACCCGGCTATCTTCACTGCTCAGCCCAACACCATGCTGGGAAGGTACAGCAACATATTTTATCAAAGGGATATTACAGaaaattaaagggatagttcatttCAAACCAAATGTTTTCCTTTCTCGTAGAATGTTTGGATCCGGGAGGGAATACAATTTTACCAGGCCCAATGACAAAGGGGAATTTGAGGTGGCAGATGGAATCAGCTCAACTGTTTTTAGAGCTATCCTGGTAAGACTCATTCTGGtttgataatgacatacagtttCACCTAATGTCCCCAGAGATGGGTTGGTATTGAGGAAGTGAAGGATTACGCTGATGCTCATTCATGAATGGAATGGAAAATACGTTCTCGCACCGATCCTTCTATCCATCCCCTATATATTTTATTAAGAAGAAGAATAGGCATTCAGTGTTCTGACCTATCTAAAACAAGCACCTTTATTATTCAATTACCAGAGATTGGGAAGTGGCCAAATGTATAGGGGTCAATACATATTTTATTTGCATATGGTTGCAGCATAATTTCCAGATTATTCAAGGGTTTATAGTGAATTTGTATGCAATTACTTTCTAGTAATACCATGACAAATAAGATTGTTCACAAACAATCTCTGAGGTTGTCCGTCTGATATATTGTGTATTTTTGCGGAAGTGTGGAAATGCAGGGCAAATAATCAGTGTTACATAAGGCACATTGACCGGGATCAGAGATACTAATGCTGTACAACATGTTAGTGCTTTCATTTTTGTGTTTGTTCGCCCCGCTGTTCCACTTAACTCTCCAGAGACACAGGGGAGGAGAGCAACCAGGTAATggcatatgtttgtgtgtgtatcataGGGTTTCTGGATGTTATTTCAGGCTCAAGAGCAGCTTTCTGTGTGACTCACAGGCTGTATGTTGTTCTAGCATGTCAGCGTGTAGCAATTTCGCATCTCTATGCCTATTTGTATGGGGTAGAGAGGCTAATGTGGATAGTCGGGACTCAAGAACATGCAGAATGCACTTCTTTGTTTGATTTCAAGGCTTATCTTGGATTGTCAGTATTGAACAGTCTCGTTGTACAGATCTGTGCTCGGCATGTGAAGAGCTCTACTGCCAAAGGCGACCCGACTAAAACAGCAGGGAGAGAGGAAAAATATGGCTGGCAGCGTTAGCATTCAGGGCACAGAGCAAGCTAACAGACGTTTCAGGCACTATCTTGTGAATAGCCCAGCGTTGCTGCTGCAGCCTCCATCCATTTTCTTTTCAGTGTTATACTTGAATGATCTCCATGTTTCTCTGGCTGTAAATGGGTCTGTGGGGGTGGTAGGAAGACAGTGACGTCACTGCCATTTGCTGTTGTCTGAAGGCTCTGTTCTGTGTGTGCGCAGACCAGCCTCCGTGATGGCTGCCTGTTGGTTTTTCCTGTGTGACTTTTAAATGGCAGGATTACTACAAGTCTGGGATAATCCGCTGTCCTGATGGTATCTCCATTCCCGAGCTGAGAGAAGCATGTGACTACCTCTGCATCTCCTTCGACTACAGCACCATCAAGTGTAGAGACCTCAGTGAGTGTATATAGCTATATGCCATCAGGCCCTCTTTTTCTCATTATAATGACATGATAATAGACATGTAATATTTCATTCCATATCATTGTTCTGTATTAGATGCTAGGTTTATTTAGCCTGCTGTATGTTTGGTGTTGTGGAGGTCTTGACATGTTGTGGGTGAGTAGGTGTCACAGTCAGTATTAGCTTACAGGTTTGATGCATGTCAGATGATTGCAGAGTTTCCACAATGTGGGCTATTGATTGACATTGTTTTAAATGTGGATGTGTCTATTTTtcctcacgtgtgtgtgtgtgtgtcgcgtgcatgcttgagtgtgtgtgtcgcGTGCATGCTTGAGTGTAGTTCTCACCCTGATATATAAACTAAGTTTGGTTGTCTCACTCCACCTGCTCCTATTTTCCAGGTGCACTCATGCACGAGCTGTCCAACGATGGGGCGAGGCGTCAGTTTGAGTTTTACTTAGAGGAGATGGTGCTGCCTCTGATGGTGGCCAGCGCCCAgaacggagagagggagtgtcACGTAGTGGTCCTGACAGACGACGACGTGGTGGACTGGGACGAGGAGTACCCTCCGCAGATGGGAGAGGAGTATTCTCAGAGTGAGTCAGGTCATTCACCTCACCGGCTCTGTTGATATAGTAGTTTACAAGCAAGCCATTTCATCAAGTCACCCATGAGTGGTTTGTATCGCTGTGAAAATAATTGCCCGAGATTATAATTGACTGGGATGAcatgttaaaggcccagtgcattaGTTCTGGGTAACACGTTACTTACTCTAATAGTTTTTCATTAAAGTGGTAAAAAATAAACAagtgtttcatcagctgttgtacaaatatgatacaaaacacaggaaaTAGACTTTGAGTGCACTAGTTCACCTGCTTTATCTGTATTGCTTGAATGCCTGTGTTATTTTACTTAGAATATGTATGACATTTAATTATATAAACAataatactttttattttttctttACAGTTATATACAGCACAAAACTGTACAGATTCTTCAAGTACATAGAGAATCGTGACGTTGCCAAATCAGTATTAAAAGAAAGAGGACTTAAGAAAATCAGACTAGGAATTGAAGGTATGGTGGATCATCACTAAACTGCCTTGTTCCTTGTTGCACATAATGTCAATCAAGAAGTTTTACTTTCATGTCTATACAATTTCTGATAACACTTAAAAGTAACACTAGTTACTCTTAAGCCTACATAGTAATCCTGTAATTACCAGAATCACTCATCCATTATTAGTATGTAATACTAACAGGCCCTATTACTATGTTACAGCATGTGACAATGTTGTTACTAGTAGAGTAATAAACGTGTTATTGCAGGTATAAGAGCAACTCAATATAGTAAAGGGTTACCCCAACTGGGTAAAAAATATTGAAGACCACACTTTTTGTATAAATATACTTCTAATACAACATTAAACAATCATTAAACAATTTTTGTTTAATAGATGAGAAGTATTTGAACAGAAAACGTAAATGTCACTAACTCCCAAaccaacatttctgtttttatccTCCCAGGTTACCCCACCTACAAGGAGAAGGTGAAGAAACGTCCCGGCAGCCGGCCAGAGGTAATCTACAACTACGTCCAGAGGCCCTTCATCCGCATGtcctgggagaaggaggagggcaaGAGTCGCCATGTTGACTTCCAGTGTGTGAAGAGCAAGTCCATCACCAACCTGGCAGCTGCCGCTGCAGACattccccaggaccagctggttaACATGCACCCTGGTCCTCAGGTGGATGAACTGGACATCCAGCCTCAGCCAAGTTATCACTACGAGCCAGACCCAGAAGCCCCCTCACCGGCTGTCTGAGACTGGGCCCCCGTCCCCCTCcgctcccccctcttctccctccacagAGCACTGTAGTGACAAGCAAGTTGGGCAGCAGAAACCACATTGCCTTTACAAGCCTCAAAAGATAACTGGTATATACTGTCAATAGCCAAGGAAGGAGAAGCAAAGCACACAGTAAACGATTGCCTCATTGCACTGTCTGCACTGTTTTTTTAACTAACCAAAGGAGATTTATTTTTATTAAGAATATTTGACGTATTATTTTCATTTTGAAGGGGGGGAAAAGCAGATTATATCACAATAAACTTGTCTGTGGGTCCTCATGTGatgagttgtgtgtgtggtgctgctgtgtagttacagtacagtagttCCTAAAGGGTTTGGTTTTCTCCACTTCCCCTGCCCCTGGTGATGTGGTATGGCGGTGCGGATTTAGAATCTTACTATAGGTACTCCACCACCAGAGAAGCCTCGCTGTGATGCTTTGGTCTCAGAATAAATACATTTGTATTCATCTCACTTTCATCATTCATGACTCCATCAGTTTGATTGAGAATCGTATCCCAATTTGTCAATGCGTATAATATATTATTTAATTGACAATTTTTCTTATCACATTGCTATATATTCGCAATGTCTGCTTGTGGTGTAGAGGACCCATGCTAAGCTGACATGTTGTTCATTAGCCACTCCTACTGAGTCAATGGAGCGTAAAGATCCAATATGGTCCAACACTTGAAACTGAAGAGCAAGCCTAACATAGTCACACTTTATCAGCTGACTCAGTCATCAATAGCTTGTATACTGAACTTAAAAGGTCCAGTGTAGCTGTTTTTATCTCCAtatcaatttttttgtggataacTAAGTACCTtattgtgattgttttcaattaaagaaACCGCTTCCTAGCAAAGAGCTATTTCTCAAGCAATACGTTTTGCTGAGAGTGGTCTGTGTTGGGAGGGAAAAACTGAAAACTGTTcttggcagaggtttggaactcttattGGTCTAACTAATTTGCCGCCTGGTAATGACACCAGGCAGGCCACAATGCCATCCCAACAAAAACAGGCCGAAATGTCAGGCGGTCTTTCttaacagctcttacactaaaagggtattatcattttcacagtattattccaacctatataaaacacagaaatcccatttgactgcactgggcctatAAGTGGTAAACAGCTACTGTGGTGATGGTCAGCAGCTGCTGGATGTCAAGGTATCTAGCAGTGGGGATCAGTCTTGCTTACACGTTGCATGAGTATCATGCAGACCATACCTTTATTGAATGCAAGGTTCTCTAATAATTCTCAATGTAGGAAAATGTGTCCTGTCCTCCAATGCCAGATTCCTTAATCTTAAGGCTGTAACATATTCCTCATTAATTCAAATTATTTAAAACCAGTAACTATGTTATATTGCTTTTTTAATATTCAAATATGACCTAAAATCCTTGTGTGCGGATGTTATTAACTGGCTTCCATCAGCTCAGTTTGTCTTTCCAGGCGTTTCTCCTCACCACATTAGCAATGCAGTCCTGTTATCTCTGACTGACTGAATTTCTGCCACTGGATGGCAACATGATAAAAATATCCCAGCGTTGCACCAATAGGCTCAATGGCGGAAATCTGTGAAATAAATTAATTGAATTGCTTCCGTTACACGCAATTCCCTGAATGATTCACTCACCCACCCTCGGATTCATGTTCAGAATGCTTCTGATAGTATGAGAGTGACATTTGAACATTGTAAATATGGATACAATTTATTCATTAGtgtcaataacatactgcatCAAATTCTGTTTATAGCTCGAAGTCTTCTGGAAAGAGATACAAAACAAacttttaataaaaaatatttaactgcTGACACAATTAATATTTCACTGCTGATacaatacacacaccatatattttgcataaagtattttttttacatgATACTATTTAAAGATTTGATAACATTTTCAAATGGGGTTATCCAACAAGGAAAACcaatgtgtactgtagtgtaaaaACATCCAAACACAAACAGGTTTTCAATAGAAATCCCTGGTAGGATAATGCAGGACAATAGCCATTGAAAAATGCTGAATTATCCTGTGGTGAAGGTCAATGGAAGAATGTCCAGCAGCAAGCTAGGGAGGGCACCTACAGGTATACTTTGAAATGACCTGTCCCAGTCCCAACTTGGAGGTCTCGGCTCCAATAAGTCCCACAGTGCCATGGTTCCTGATGATGCCACTGCATCATCAATTCAGGGTCTTGACATAGTTCTGTGGGCCTTAGCCCAAGAGTTCCAACAGCAATGCTATGCCTCGTTCCTCTTGGGCCGTCATCACAAGGGCCAGGGTAAGTCACTAAAGTCCACGGGGCCCCCAAGGCCTGCGTCAGCCTCCAGGAGACTCATTATCACAGCCATGGCTGCCTCATCGTTACTGGGGCTGCTGGAGCCTGGCTCGTCCATGATGTCAATGCTGAGATGAGAGTTGTCACCTACAGGGGTGGTGAGGGAAAACGCTGTTGTCAGTTACATGACTGGTTTTTGATACTGTACAGGTTAGATTTTTACCTGCATAAATACTACACATCTACTTGAATGGGGAGGATTCAGTGTTTGCAATATTAGTGTTTGGAACATTTGTTGAAAATGGTGGACATGGTTACTTACTCATAATGGACTGGTTGGAGTATGGGTATCCAATGGAGTCAGGTCCTCCTGGTAGCGTTCCTGCCGACGGAAGGTCTGGTGTCCCACCATTTTGAATCTGCAAGAACAAATAGGTCAGTGGTGGTCTAGATAGAAGACCAGCTTTCAGCCACAGGACAGATGCCTGACTTCAAGTACTCAACAGACAATACTGGATCAGCACAACATCCAATCAGCAATGCGAGCAAAGTATCAATTTCTTGTGCCAGACAGTTCTATTGGAGGTTCTTATTGTGAGTCTCCCTTAGACTCACCCTCTTGCCCACTGGAGAGCAGTCTGGAGGGGGGGTGCTGATGTTCAGGGGGCTGGAGCCACAGCTAGAGGGTGTTGAGCCTCTGGTCCTGGTAGAGAGAAGAACAGACAATACCATTACACCAGGGTTCTGTGAGATAATAATCTAAAACACCTTCAGCTCCAGGTAATTCATCACAGCTGACGTAGCCTAACTGAACAGATTCATTTGCAAGCCTGTACATTTTTGATGAAGGGTGTATCGATACCTGAGAGCAGGGGGACGAGTAGAGAAAAGTTAGAACCGAACGAGAGGCTTTATGGTCTCTGTGTTGTTTTAAAATGGTTCTGCAACTATTAACAAGGCGTCATCCATTTTCTGCCtaaactctctccatctctcacctctGAATCTCCATCACCTCCTCTGCGATCATACGGCCGATCTTGCCGGCACCTG is a genomic window containing:
- the LOC129862151 gene encoding BTB/POZ domain-containing protein 10-like isoform X2: MLNRLASLHCSEEPKSFVLSSLSSSRAALSLICRAIQTGSAQPRLPAVPQLEADLVNMNLHGASGGLDRCRDSDRSRDSSHERGEGQLTPCIRNITSPTRQHNSDRERGEGGSSSRSSSPRPPRAMMSVGPSCIAVSSSSLFSKEAHCKGLGHGHVHGPCDLIYVYENAKEGARTLRTAERVTLIVDNTRFVVDPAIFTAQPNTMLGRMFGSGREYNFTRPNDKGEFEVADGISSTVFRAILDYYKSGIIRCPDGISIPELREACDYLCISFDYSTIKCRDLSALMHELSNDGARRQFEFYLEEMVLPLMVASAQNGERECHVVVLTDDDVVDWDEEYPPQMGEEYSQIIYSTKLYRFFKYIENRDVAKSVLKERGLKKIRLGIEGYPTYKEKVKKRPGSRPEVIYNYVQRPFIRMSWEKEEGKSRHVDFQCVKSKSITNLAAAAADIPQDQLVNMHPGPQVDELDIQPQPSYHYEPDPEAPSPAV
- the LOC129862151 gene encoding BTB/POZ domain-containing protein 10-like isoform X1; protein product: MPNYAKPAGKPALFGGAQVLCAFIPQLIPCCFVFNLPCDTDGAQPRLPAVPQLEADLVNMNLHGASGGLDRCRDSDRSRDSSHERGEGQLTPCIRNITSPTRQHNSDRERGEGGSSSRSSSPRPPRAMMSVGPSCIAVSSSSLFSKEAHCKGLGHGHVHGPCDLIYVYENAKEGARTLRTAERVTLIVDNTRFVVDPAIFTAQPNTMLGRMFGSGREYNFTRPNDKGEFEVADGISSTVFRAILDYYKSGIIRCPDGISIPELREACDYLCISFDYSTIKCRDLSALMHELSNDGARRQFEFYLEEMVLPLMVASAQNGERECHVVVLTDDDVVDWDEEYPPQMGEEYSQIIYSTKLYRFFKYIENRDVAKSVLKERGLKKIRLGIEGYPTYKEKVKKRPGSRPEVIYNYVQRPFIRMSWEKEEGKSRHVDFQCVKSKSITNLAAAAADIPQDQLVNMHPGPQVDELDIQPQPSYHYEPDPEAPSPAV
- the LOC129862151 gene encoding BTB/POZ domain-containing protein 10-like isoform X3: MQFASQVISWKKMLFSRFYVSAQPRLPAVPQLEADLVNMNLHGASGGLDRCRDSDRSRDSSHERGEGQLTPCIRNITSPTRQHNSDRERGEGGSSSRSSSPRPPRAMMSVGPSCIAVSSSSLFSKEAHCKGLGHGHVHGPCDLIYVYENAKEGARTLRTAERVTLIVDNTRFVVDPAIFTAQPNTMLGRMFGSGREYNFTRPNDKGEFEVADGISSTVFRAILDYYKSGIIRCPDGISIPELREACDYLCISFDYSTIKCRDLSALMHELSNDGARRQFEFYLEEMVLPLMVASAQNGERECHVVVLTDDDVVDWDEEYPPQMGEEYSQIIYSTKLYRFFKYIENRDVAKSVLKERGLKKIRLGIEGYPTYKEKVKKRPGSRPEVIYNYVQRPFIRMSWEKEEGKSRHVDFQCVKSKSITNLAAAAADIPQDQLVNMHPGPQVDELDIQPQPSYHYEPDPEAPSPAV
- the LOC129862151 gene encoding BTB/POZ domain-containing protein 10-like isoform X4 produces the protein MNLHGASGGLDRCRDSDRSRDSSHERGEGQLTPCIRNITSPTRQHNSDRERGEGGSSSRSSSPRPPRAMMSVGPSCIAVSSSSLFSKEAHCKGLGHGHVHGPCDLIYVYENAKEGARTLRTAERVTLIVDNTRFVVDPAIFTAQPNTMLGRMFGSGREYNFTRPNDKGEFEVADGISSTVFRAILDYYKSGIIRCPDGISIPELREACDYLCISFDYSTIKCRDLSALMHELSNDGARRQFEFYLEEMVLPLMVASAQNGERECHVVVLTDDDVVDWDEEYPPQMGEEYSQIIYSTKLYRFFKYIENRDVAKSVLKERGLKKIRLGIEGYPTYKEKVKKRPGSRPEVIYNYVQRPFIRMSWEKEEGKSRHVDFQCVKSKSITNLAAAAADIPQDQLVNMHPGPQVDELDIQPQPSYHYEPDPEAPSPAV